The Melanotaenia boesemani isolate fMelBoe1 chromosome 3, fMelBoe1.pri, whole genome shotgun sequence genome contains the following window.
ggtggacaccggcggAGTCCTATCAtacctttttggcctgtggtaCTACGGAGACAGCTGATAGGTACCAGCAGGCCAAGCGGAACATGTCTTTGGCAGTTGCTGAAACAAAGACTCGGATGTGGGATGAGTTTAGTAAGGTtttggagaatgacttccagacggtTTCAAAGAGATTCAACACGGGGTCCAGTGTCCAAGGACACCTCATCAAGCTGGGACTGATCCACTGACAGACGAGAACAACAGTTACTTCATCTCCAGCTGTTGTTAGAGACAGTTTCAAATACTATCAAAGCCTCCACTGTCTAGTGTGAGGTTTCCTGATGAAGTTTACATAGTAGGTTAGACTCCAGTAGTTTTAATCCATTCAGAGACACAAAGTTTCATGTTTCCaaatttttaaatcaatcaATATTGTTGACTGTTGTTGATTgttgatgtgcagcactttggagacttttctttgtttttaaaatgtgctttataaataaagtagaTTGGATTGGATCAAATGTAGTTTAGAAACATGAAACCTCAAAGTGAACATTTCTGTTAATCAACAAAAAAGTTCTCTCTGTGGTTCCACAATTCTCAATTTATGGACCATCACTGGCCAACCTTTACATACTACTACTCTCCCCAGTAATAAAGAATCATCAAATCTCCAATCATTTATGTCAACAAGATCCCTATACCTGGTCTAAAAGCAAGAGACAGAAAATCCATGCATCTAAAGTTAGAAAACTTTCATCTCAAACTGATTACATGGACTGAAATTGGTCCATGTCTTCATATCCACACAGTCAGGTCTTCATCTACACCAGTGCTTCCCAGACTTGTTCTGCAGGGCTGTTCCCAGAAACTGTTCCATTCCACTACCATGCACCTCAACACTTACAAAGGAAAGTTCAAAGAAATCCGCCACAAAATAATCTTTAGATGTTTGGCTGCTACTTTATTAATTACAGTTAAAACCACATCACTTTTTTGGTCGTTGAAATGTCTGTTGCTGATTCCTCATCCCCATTAGTACTTTCATACATTTGTCCATGTGATGGCTTAAGCCCCACAATGGTAATGTTGGtcacatattttcattattcatttatttgcagataaatattaaacagtATTTGTATTCATGTTTTACCTTGCATTGATGATTTGGAGTGCACACATATCAACAATGGACGTTTATGTGCTTTAAcatgtttgttcttgttttgaatTACCATGGTGGCGCAAGCTTCATGTTCTGATTGATGAAAGGCTGGCAAAGGGCTGAGGAGATTTAAATCTGGGCGCCTGCTCACCAGGCTCTACCATGTGCTGCTGGATCGTGGGGGGGTTTCAAGTTTAGTTAGTTTGGAGTCTTTGTCTAGTTATTgtcttccattttgttttcccctgtgtgtgttatttggttTGGCCAAACCACTATAAGTTACCCTCATTGTGTCATTGTGTTAGTCCAGTTTTTCCCTGAGTTAAGTTTGATTTAGTTTAAGTTACACTTTTGAGTATCGTTAAAtttagttgacctcttttaatgGCCGGCTagtttattcattgttttggATTTTTGGATTTTTGGGCCAAAGAAAACCCAGGTTTTGAAATTACTTTCTGTGTCCTCCTCACTGCTtcactgcttggtccctgacagTCCATGTTTGACTAGTTGTGCAAAAATTTGTCGAAACTCTAgcgcagaggtccccaaccctggtcctcaagacccactatcctgcaggtcttagatgtctccctgctgcaacacacctgattcaaattaatggctcgttagcagacttgtgcagagcttctCAGAGATTCGTTTAATTTGactcagatgtgttgctgcagggagacatctaagacccgcaggacagtgggccttgaggaccagggttggggacctctgctctaGCGGAAGTGGTAAATGAATCTAATGTTtcaccacttggtggcagtagtGTGCTGGGTTTAACAGACTCAACAGTGGATTGCATTCTGCTTCCTGGAAGAAAGTTCTGGAAATAAACAACATGTTTCACATTTGCTGCATGAGCCTCATCCAGCGGGTTTGTGATGTCTGATGGAGTTAACCAGGTGTGTCCTGGTGGTCTTTATCTTTTCAGGCATGTCCAGGCTGGGTCTGTCCCTTACCTGCAAGATTATGGTTAGGTTATGGGATTTTGTTccaagttagttttttttttacaagaggTTGACGTATGGTATGTTTTCAGTAGGAGGGGACACAACCTGGAAATAAGGAGGAGTTGATAGTAAAGACCAATGGCTGGTAAGGCTTCAAGAAATAATGAGGATGGGATTATGAGGGACAAAGgtcatttttattatctttattatacTTAAAGCAGGTCATGGAGATCAATAAGTCTGGGGTATATCTACATCTGGGGCCAGTGGGGCTTGGCCCCATCAGATGTCACTGTAGAGCTCAATGCTGACTCAATATAATTAAGTGGAACAGAATTGGTCTTTATACAGTAATAATttataaagaataataatattctataaaaataatactttataaatatttagtcTGTTACCATGATGATTCTGTTatgaaaatgtatgtaaatTCCAAAGTCTTTGCCCAGAATGCTGACCAGCTCAGCAGCCTCCTCTTGAAGCACCTGAGAATGGGGCCGGCCCATCAGCGTTTGTTTAGTAATGAACTGTAGAAATCATGGTGcgtttgatatatatatatatatatatatatacttccagatccagaccgacaaaatggtaatggcaaaccagccggacattgtggtgatggacaaacagcagaggaaagccgttgtagttgacatcgcaataccaagtgattgcaacatcaggaaaaaggaacacgagaaactggagaaataccaagacAGATCctaggacaaacctcagacatcacGGTCCAggagagtgcagtcctaggaacagccaagataccGCGCAGAACCCTGAAGCTcacaggcctctggtagaggacccgagcttggatggatgagagacggAGGGTGAGGggacaaatgttttttaaaaattaaaaataaaaaacaagaaaaagagaacTTTAATGACACATCCTAGATCTTGATGAAAGAAATATTCAAATATGccagttgaaaatctttattcattacatagtggaatgtgttgagaacaaaataacataagaaaGATCAGtggaaatcaaaatcattaaccCATGCAGGTGTGAACAGAatcatactgaaaataaaagctgaatgatCAGATTACAACCCACCCAGCTTCTGTCGAAATTGCCTCAAGACATTTTCAAATGAGATTCAGTACTGTGTGCGGCCTCCGTGTGGCAGTATGCACTCCCTACGTCTGGGCATGCCCCTGATGAGATGACGGATGTTCTTCTGGGGATCTTCTCCCAGAACTGGATCAGGGCATCCGTCAAGCCCtagaccaggggtagccaacgttggtcctcgagggcaccaatccagcaggttttccagatttccgtgctccaacacacctgacttaaactaacgagtcattgtgaagatccttataggctgttggatctatttaatttgagtcaggtgtgctggagcagggaaatctggaaaacctgccggattggtgccctcgaggacagacgttggctacccctgcccTAGACAGTCCGTGGTAATCCTGTTATCTGttccatttgtacaacagcaggtgaCTTTGATTCATAATCAGTTTCTTTCTAAATGGACAGACAAATATCCCAGAAGTGTGACACATACCTcccattgtgttttttttttttttttttttttaactgcggAGGATTTCTCCAGCTTCTGCTGTGACTAGACCTAGACTGTCGTCAGACCTCAGATCTGCTCCAGTCCATGTTGACGCCACCCTCTGGTGGAGTTAAGTCAAATTGCAGAAACAGTCAAAAGCAAATATCTGAGTTTAATTTAACCTGAGTCAGTTTATCTTAATAGGGGTACTTCACAGGCCAGATTACCCATGTgtgaaaaaatgacagaagattTAATTCTGTCCATATCAACTTTGGGGTTATTTTTGACCAGGATTTCTTCTGGCGCTCAtgtaaaacaggtttctagaacCACCTTCTTCCACATATGTAATATTGCTAAAATTAGGGAAATCCTATCTCAGAGTGATTTGTTACTTCCAGACTGGACTAGTGCAACTCATTATTAATGGGCTGCCCCAAATATGACCTGAAAAGTCTTCAGTTTGATACAAAATGCTGCAGCGAGCGTTCTGATGAGACAGATCATATTTCTCCAtttttagcttctcttcattgGATTCCTGAATCTAACACAGAATTcacctcacatataaagctctccatGACCAAGCTCCGTATATTTCAGATCTCATAATTCCATATATTTCCAACAGAGCATATATTCACTCACAGACTGCAGGTTTGCTTGTGGTCCCTAGAGTCTCTAGGAAGACTTAACACCTTCCTATTTGATAAATCCTATAGGTATGGGTGGTCTAGCCATCCCCTGTTTAtgcttagactgctgagggacatctcatgatgcactgagctctTCCTTTTCATGTCTCTGCTCTTTATCTTCCACTTATGGCAGCACTGGCTTGATTAATGTATTtcttctctctcagcaggtcttcccATCTAAAAGGTGTGACGCCTGTTGGTCTtgctttcctgtcctctccaccccaaccagTCAGAGAAGGCAGATGGTCGCCCTCCCtgaggtttttccttcttttcctttccaCCGTCACCCGCCACCCAGTGCATGCTCAGGACTGAACCGAAGTCAAGATGCAGTGCAGTCTGTTGGTTTTCCCTGACTaggctgttatttattatgaaatgGCTGGTATGAACACAgattggatgaaaataaattgaCTCAAACTGACTGTATGTAAAGTGTCCTGGcgctaaacaaataaagctaaattgaacTGAATCAGCTGTACACTTCCTGAAATAGGACGATTCATTGCTGGTGGTGTTTGAGACTGGCTTCACCAGACCGGTTTTCCACAGAGAAACAACCCCCTCCTGTTAGTGTTGCAAAATTCCTGACCAGCTGCTCTTTCTGGAAACATCCTGCAGCTGTACCCCCAACACCAGTAAATGTGGTTAAAACAGCCCCCAAACAACGTGGCTGGTAAAATATTCACCTCcctctgtgttttttattttcttttagctttaCAACCTGTAATTTAACCATGCTGGTCACCTCCTTTTTCTACCCTTTTAGCTCATTACAGGACAATACAGCCCTCTCCTAAAGctgctataaaaacattatAGATTAATATTTTCCTACTTTTTCTGGCTTAAATCTTCCATTCAACTTTAGTCCAGGCCAGGAATATTTCATATGCAATTACTGAAATAGTTTAACCCACTAAAGTGGATGGATAGCTCACTTGGCAGGGCATTTGTGTCCCATGTGGGAAAGATGAGTTCAAATTCCTCAGGGGATGAATGTTAACACCtcccagttgggtccttaggcaagacccttaacgctactacCTACCCACCTTCAGAGGTAAGGGGCTTTGGaaaaaagtgtctgctaaatgactagaataaaataaattctagtTTAATACAGCaatatcagctgttttttttatcattaaggcaaaacaaaaaatatatatatcttccaaaaacacatatttagGAATTTGggaattaatttttaaaaaaaaatattagtctTAAATGTACTAAATATTAGTAACAAAACTGATGTCAATGcattcttttatcttttttttttttttcggtaTCAGATGTAGAATTTACTAACCTTAGAAACCACACTCATAATATCATCAAACATTCTCTGCCAGGGTTTCTATTTGGAAAGTGTGTTGAACATTTCTGTCATTGTAAACTTCTCCTCTCCTCATATGATCCCGAGTCTTCTTTAAAAGATGCTGATGATCTCTCCTCAGAAGGCCTGTAGGTGCTGACGTCTCGTCTTCTCAGTCTAATACTCCAAGTATACTCTAATACTCCTCAGACACTCCAGCAGAAAGATGATCGCTGAGACTAAATGCTGAAATGTTATCTTTGTTAGAAACCGACCTCATGCACAGATAATGTTTCCAGCTGATCACTGAATGTCTGGTAGAGCCCTCTGAAGTGTGACCAACTTAACATGAAGTGTTGGTCAACCAGCTGGTTGTGGACCAGTGTGTGATAAACATTTGCTGCCGATCGTTGTTCTGATCGATGGAATCATGAAACTGATGGCGGTTTGAAGCAACCCATGATGTAATAAAACCCAGTTTCGTaatcatttgtcattttaaatgtaataatgcCAATAACTAAATGATAGTTGTGGTTTGTTTACCtgaatttggtaaatgtgaaaataacatAGAAGATTTTAACTGTAATAGTTTAATAACAGTAACTGTAATTCCTAATTTGTCCATgaggtttaattttttgtttgaatgtaaaacatttccaaggcagggGGATAACTTGTTCTAACTTTTATGTCTTTCTGACTTTAATTTGTATTATAAAGTGAGTCAGTTCATgctggtcaggattactacacgcatgtggaaatgtacatgtatgtaacTTGTAGATCTTGAACAGGGCTACTATGATCATGATGTTAGCTAATGGATTTTTCACTTCCAGATACCTGGGATTAAATGTTTGACGATTTAGAAGATCCATTGTGatctttagaaagtgaattttgcataatatgggacctttaatacgGGGCTGTGGAAATAATTTATTAGTTGCGTcaaaatttttaacacattcaACACATGAATTTAACGCTTAGAAGGCTCTGTGCTGAAACCCATAGTTTAGTTGTGATGTGAGCCAAATAAACAACTCAACTGTTCTCCTTCATCTGGACACAGAGATGTGTACCCTTTCTTCATGTTTGCAATTGTTGGATTTTGGGTGTAGTACTCCACAAATGATTTACAAGTAGTAGCGCAACTTCTTCcttctttatttatgtaaatgtgtaactCAGGCAAATACTGTTGAAACTTCACTTATTGTTCTCCAGAAATGtctgttcatgttttctaaaaggatagttccttaaatgtaaacatcttgtaCTTGTACataatgtacttgtacttctttgtactaaaataaaagggaaaaatgtgaagtttaattaaaaagagTTTGACTCTTCTGGTTTCAACCAAACACACGTAGCAATGATGCTATATAAACACCAACATTTGTACTTCCAGGAGCAAAAACAATGCAGCATTTGTCATGAAGAATCTTAATCCCAAATGCTTTCATCCATCCACACGCCACGAAGTTCCACACTTCCAAGATGTCACACAGATTCAAGGCAGCTTCAACCTTTATTGAAACAGAGCTctgacacataaaaacaaacatgtctcCATCCAGACTGATGGCTTAGGAAGCATTTACAGGCTCAGATAAAGGCCATCCAAGTCTACGAGTCCAGTTCTGGTGCGAGGGACCAGAAGTGTTGCATATAAAATCAGTAGAGTTTAAACAGGAAGGCATCCAGAGAGAGGAGAACGTTGGACATGACGCACTGTCAATAAGTTCTGATTCTCCATCAAGAACAGGAAGCTGAGCCACATGTAAACATGAGTGGAAATCCATTTCTACCAATGAACCACAACTTCTCCAAAAACACAATGAAGAAAGAAGCAGGTCGGGTTTCTGGCAGAACTCAGGAAGGAAGTCAGAGGAAGGCTCAGGTAAACGAATATGAGGTAGAACAGGTAAAACAGGGACCCACCCACCCATACTTCCCAAAATTAGTCATATAAAGTGACATAAAATCCAGCAGAGGTTTCAGTTCCCATCTGGTCCAACGTTTAGGACAGcatcctccatcagaactggACCTCAGCATCCAGGCTCTCCCTGCGGTTTCCAGGGTTCAGGtggtccagcagcagcatcatctgtAGAGACAGAAGACCGAGGAAAAACTGTTCAGCTGATCCTCAGActtcttttcatctgtttttacaGCTTCAGCATCTTTCAGAAGATCACACCCTCAGTTACCTTCATACTAACATGCAGGTCTGATTTCTTCCTTAGctaggtaattatttttatggtttatatgaacatttattataaactaGCCTGGATTTGTTATagttggatcacaatgaattggcttgaattgatcACAACTGTAAAGTGACaaataaagtacaaataaagctgaactaaCTGTTTTCAGCTCAATTTTTACAGAATCGAATCAAACATCCACAGTCTAAATATCTTTATGGAGATCAATGATTCTCAACCTTTTCTGAGCCAATGCCCACTTGTCTGTGATCCAGGTCCCCTACCACCCTCCATCATTACAAATGCAGGCTAAAGGTCTATTTATGCTTGATGTAAAAGACAGATACGTAGACGGACGGAGACTTTCGTCTGTCTCCTGCGTCGTTTACGTGCGTAACTGCTGCATTTTCAGAGGCCTTGTGGATACATTGATTGACAGGATAGCTAACATACGAACggtgaaagaaaaaccaaagaagaaaaggaacagGAGGAAGACAATGACGACAACAGCTGACGATATGGAGAGTGCTTTTGGAGAAAAGCTGTGTTGGGTGGTTGCGAACAACCTTACAGCGCTGCATTCCCACCAGCAACGGAGAGGGGTGATGAATTTAATCGTTTCTATAATGCATCGCGATGTGGACAATTCTGCATCGATGCAGCAACAAACTCAATCGATTATAAGTAATGTTTTAATTCTGcctctgcttgtgtgtgtgaggcGTGATCtagctgctgcaacagctcgGCAGATAGATAACAGACTCCCAAGAAATTAGGGAAGCACCGATCCAATATTGGTTTCAGTATCAATATTGAAGAAATTTCTAGATCAGGTATCAGTGACAAAAGGCCCGATCCATTGGTGCAGATCTATTTTGTGTAATTCTATGTTGTATGCTCTGGGTGACGTCATGCGCTACGCTAACGATGCGACATGCGGAGGCCtacatttgttttcaaagtggAGCGAGCGAAGGGATCAGCCATCTGGAACTTTTCACCACCTCAGCCAACACTTTCACGGCTACGTGCAAAACCTGCTCAgcaaaagtaaaactaaaaataaaactaccaTCGAACTACGCTACGTCAGTTTTATCGGCGGGATGGAGGGTAAATTAGTGAAGCCTggttattttctgttatttacgCCACATATTTTCCTACACACACTCTGGTGGGCGTGTGCTCACCTGCGTGTGCACACGTGTGAACATGTAGAGTCAGAAAGGACATGCCACCatttaaataaggtaaataacaTCAGATTAAGTTTTTAAACACCAGTGTTGAGCATGGATGAAGAAATAATAGAACAACTGTACTCCAACAGCTAGAGAtcaaaatgaaatacaaatacaataaaaaattcatctcctttatttcttgttttagaTTTTGAATTCCTAATTGAAGTGACCGAaccatttaaaaaggttttgttcttgtttatttttacatgtttgtccAAGCTAGTCAAgctattgttattttttatttgtttccccCAGTTTCaacactttattattttacattgggTGTTATACTCCTACAAACTGAACCTGGagaagttttgttattttttttaaatgtttacaagcTTGTCAAACTTTTTTACCATTGCTGTACAGTTGTGCAATAAATACGTAattctgtatatttatttatttgtttgtttgcttgttttaaaaattaggaaagaaatgtttaagTCAAGTCTGATGTTTcttgcacaaaagaaaaatttcagtctttttcacACAAAAGTTGAAAACTGTATAAAActcaaaatgtataaaaaccaaaaagttAAGGTTAACATCGATGGAAAACACCACTGGTAAGCTAACAGTTAGGATgcttaaaagtaataaaaggaataaaacaactTTGTCCATCAACACGTGTTTACCTCGACAatattctgtgtgtttgttcaaATACAAATTGACCTGAATATTTACTggcaaatgttttctggccatAAAGGAGAACATGGAAAACATCTTCTTAACTTCCATATTGTGTCTAAACTGACTACGGAAAGactgaaaggacaaaaaagcACTGCTTTGCTGCAAGAGTGTTTTTGAAACAGAGTGTTTCTCGCTACACCAGACTGTTCCTCTGCACCCGGAGCAACTGGAGCATGTGGTGTGCAGGGACCAGTCCATGCACCACTGAAGTTTCACCCGGGTTCTGAGTAAAATCTCTGGACCATTGACGGGTTTCTTGAGTCTTAACTCACTGGGATGGTTTCACAGCTGATCAGAAGAGATTTAGCAGGACGCTGTGGACAGATCACAGGACAACCTGACAGATGGTCCACATACCTGTGCAGGAGTTTGGATGAGGGTCATGTAGAACAGGTGACCTGGTCCATCCTGGTCTGCAGCTGGAAGGCGTCGGGTCGGTCCTGAGGGTTAACAGCCAGCATGTCCTGAAGCAGCTTCCTGACTGGTTCTGACATGGACGACCGGCGCCGCTGTGGGATGTGCAGAACCATCTTTGGATTCTCCAGTAACGCCTCACCGACCGGAACGATGTCTGCTCCCTGTCTCACGTACGTTCCCAGCAACTCTCGCTTGGACTCGCTGTCGATGAAAGTGATTCTCTCCAGCATGGCCCACATGATGATGCCCAGGGCGAAGATGTCGGCCTTGGCAGTGTAGTGACCCTCCCACACCTCAGGAGCCATGTAGAAGTCCGAGCCGCACGCCGACGACAGCCAGAACTTGTTCAGGTTGATGTTCTTGTCTTCTCCATCTTTGTTCTCAGTGGTTTTTCCTAGACCGGCGCAAACTTTACTAAGACCAAAGTCTGCCACCTTCAGAACAGGACTCCCTGACTTCTCTGAGATCAGGATGTTGTCGGGTTTCAGATCTCTGTGGACGATGTTGTTCTCATGCAGGAACGCGATGGCGCTGGACAGTTGGATCATGAAGCTGCTGTTGGTCGGCGGGTCTGGTCGCCGGGACAGGACAAACTGGTTCAGGTCTCCGCCTTCACAGAACTCCATGACAAACCAGAGGTAGCAGGGATCCTGAGGAGGGCCGAGGACCCTCTCACCTGCAGACAGAACATACACCGCtcagaagagaaaaacacatgcataacacacacactgatgaggAAAACACACACGGACGGACACAGAGGTGAGTGGAGGAGCAgggtagggctgcaacgattagtcgatgttgtcgacaataaaaatagtcgacaatgaatttagccatcgactattgtcggcaaaaaaaacccaaaaaactacCGAGTAAGACATcatcttctaatcctatctctgctgagagttgcacaatgcacatacgcaaagaggggaaaaaaatacagagtgagacatcgtcttcttttttaatctctgctgagagttgcacatgtgcagtgAAGTCCGCCACGGTagaaatatggtggcggactagGGAGGAAAACGGGGGCGgggaacgttaaaagtctgggataacttcacgttaaacttacaaacataaacatcttACACAAACACCATCAATCAAACAGTGTGCATCTGAACGGCACAACTCAAGCACAGGACGTTTGGCACTGAAGGCGACGTGGATTAAGCTTAACACCAGTCCGAAACTATTctagaaaacaataaaaagtaaatgccTGAGGGAGTCACATGGTGTTCAACAAACCTTGCTTAAACATTAACAGGTTCCTTTTGAGGAATAAGCGTTTCTGCTTTCTCTGCTGTCAGATGATTCCACTTTTCATCCACGATACTGGAAGCCGTGCTAAACTATGAgacgtttgagacattattcagaatttctCTCTCATGTACGCATGTGAAATtcaagtcattcacacattatactaaaACCTCTCATATCATCCTGAAATCATTAACACTATAGTGAAACCTCTCATACGCTACACTGAAGCtgcctcttatatactatactgaaatttcTTCTCATATACCCTGCTGTCTTGCTTTGCGATGTTTCAACGGTAAAATTTTTCGGACATGTAGAAAAGTTCGCCTGTCTGCTAGCTGTTAGCTCTgtaagctgtggagactcgcggcaggttgtggcagctgcaggaagtgctgctggaagttgctgctgctacaagttgagctgctgtctgtcgccagatgaggatcagcagatAAGGTCTTACTTTTCCACccctaaaaaacacaaatccgtcccactgcaggaatatttaatcagaaactctgtaaaagaatagaagtctgaaactagcaaatctacaccatgtAAGCTCagatcccttcatatgcgttggtgggtgtggttttctatgTCTGCAAGGTGAGGACCCGTCTGTTCTGGAGgtaggggctg
Protein-coding sequences here:
- the LOC121637307 gene encoding serine/threonine-protein kinase PDIK1L-like; translated protein: MVAAYSLHFLCVPAPPSVAHVAERVSSGFSRTLTSCWRPVFPNLETGQDLRGRMDVSSTDNWRQRTRSARACFERPTEGPEVESSVLRCLRVSNREVDHDMEHGPGTGLPKDHRLRAPRYSLLREVGRGTYGVVYEAVTRRSGGRVAVKKLRCDAPENVELALQEFWALASLEKRHENVVQLEECVLQRNGMAQKMSHGNKRSKQYLRLVETSLKGERVLGPPQDPCYLWFVMEFCEGGDLNQFVLSRRPDPPTNSSFMIQLSSAIAFLHENNIVHRDLKPDNILISEKSGSPVLKVADFGLSKVCAGLGKTTENKDGEDKNINLNKFWLSSACGSDFYMAPEVWEGHYTAKADIFALGIIMWAMLERITFIDSESKRELLGTYVRQGADIVPVGEALLENPKMVLHIPQRRRSSMSEPVRKLLQDMLAVNPQDRPDAFQLQTRMDQVTCST